The segment GCTGTTTGTGTTTATATTCAGCGCCCTGATGGAAGGGTTGCAGCATTTTTCACCCCTTCGCACCGGGTCCTGGGAGGACGTGGCCATCAACGCCCTGGGCTGCCTGGCCGGGGTCCTGATGTTTGCTGTCCTCGCCGGGGCCGTCCTCCGCACCACCCCCATCCCCAGATCCTGATCCCGCCTCTCCCATCCGACCCTGGCGATTCAGGGACTGATCATGCTGGCCACGTACCTGGGGTTTTTCTGGCTGGTGGTGGTGTCCGTGCGCTCCCGGAAAGAGCAGCGAGCCCTGGTGTGGGTGGTGGTGGGCACGGCCGTGTTTTTGTGTGTGGTCGGGCTGCTCAAGCGGTTTGACATCCTGGTGTTCCACTGGTGGGATTATACAGAAGAGCTGGGAAGAAAATTTTATGGCCTGTCTCTGACCGGGGTGTATGTCAACCGCAACCACATGGCCGGATTCCTGGAGATGGCCATTCCCATGATGCTGGGCATGTTTCTGACCCGGTCCCGCTCCCCGGAGGCCCGCATCGGCATGATCTGCCTGGCATTGTTTCTGGTTGTGTGCCAGGCGTTGACCCTGTCCCGGGGCGGATGGACCGGCACAGCCGTTGCCATGTTGTTCATGGCCGTCGTGCTGCTCCTGAAAAAAGGCTTTGTTCACAAGCGCCTGGTGGGAACCCTGCTGGGCGCCGTGGTGGTCATCGGCATGATCATCATGGCCAGCACCCCCGTGGTGCAGCGGATCACCACCCTGACCCAGGGAGAGCTGGAAGACGAACTTGAAGGCCGAAGAAATATCTGGGCCGGCACCCGGGCGATGATCCAGGACAACCTGGCCGCCGGCACCGGTCCGGGAACATATGCCATTGCCTTCCCACAATACCAGGCCCCGGGCTATGCAAGACTCCCCAGATACGCCCACAGCGACTTTCTCCAATTCCCCGCCGAAACCGGCATCCTGGCCATCCCCGTGATGCTGTGGACCGTGTACTGGTTCTTCCGAATCGGATTCACCCGCCTCAAAAGCCGCAGCCGCCAGACCCAGGGCATCACCCTGGGCGCCATGGCCGCTCTGGTGGCCCTCCTCATCCACAGCTACTCCGACGGCAACCTCCAGATCCCCGCCAACGCCCTCCTTTTCACGGCCCTCGCCGCCGCCGGCCTCCGCAAAGTTTAGAAAACTTCGGGGTCAGGCCTGCGTTATTGTAGTTATTGGGAGTTTTAAGTTTTAAGTGTTAAGTTTTAAGTAAAAAAAGCCGGGG is part of the Desulfotignum phosphitoxidans DSM 13687 genome and harbors:
- a CDS encoding VanZ family protein; translation: MFNDGSAGFNSLRGRAGAVLFVFIFSALMEGLQHFSPLRTGSWEDVAINALGCLAGVLMFAVLAGAVLRTTPIPRS
- a CDS encoding O-antigen ligase family protein encodes the protein MLATYLGFFWLVVVSVRSRKEQRALVWVVVGTAVFLCVVGLLKRFDILVFHWWDYTEELGRKFYGLSLTGVYVNRNHMAGFLEMAIPMMLGMFLTRSRSPEARIGMICLALFLVVCQALTLSRGGWTGTAVAMLFMAVVLLLKKGFVHKRLVGTLLGAVVVIGMIIMASTPVVQRITTLTQGELEDELEGRRNIWAGTRAMIQDNLAAGTGPGTYAIAFPQYQAPGYARLPRYAHSDFLQFPAETGILAIPVMLWTVYWFFRIGFTRLKSRSRQTQGITLGAMAALVALLIHSYSDGNLQIPANALLFTALAAAGLRKV